The proteins below are encoded in one region of Rhododendron vialii isolate Sample 1 chromosome 7a, ASM3025357v1:
- the LOC131333444 gene encoding RING-H2 finger protein ATL38-like: protein MSKNSLHRCILQLFTSNHHLICAALLVTLALYPLRTAAQTDSPPPNHISNSKIMATPTMAVIIACFIAASFITGCLSIFMTLYCMDFRQRLTLESHGVSAPHRRRRRFRHLMSCGLDPWIIDTFPTLVYSEVKTDGISLECAVCLSEFENTDTLRLLPICCHVFHHDCIDAWLSTHVTCPVCRSNLALEPDDGFTLPSHEPKPVDSVGVDNSIVDVRTSELRSTVRTSRKERMRIGGKLWRWYSVVQEGENCERFTLRLPEEVRSRLVMNSSSLSRTRSCVNFQRARSSRKGYRSGSGGISKLGFMVATPPQKVVVVGGGEEVIATPKVVLKSVRAPLHRLIWGSESYKERVNVRGAIV, encoded by the coding sequence ATGAGCAAAAATAGTCTCCACCGTTGCATCCTTCAACTCTTCACCTCCAACCACCACCTCATTTGCGCCGCCCTCCTCGTCACGCTGGCCCTCTATCCGCTGCGCACCGCCGCACAAACTGACTCACCGCCGCCAAACCATATTTCCAACTCCAAGATCATGGCAACTCCAACTATGGCAGTCATAATCGCCTGCTTCATAGCCGCCTCCTTCATCACGGGCTGCCTCTCCATCTTCATGACCCTATACTGCATGGACTTCCGGCAAAGACTCACCCTCGAGTCCCACGGCGTCTCCGCCCCCCACCGCCGTCGCCGCCGCTTCCGCCACCTCATGTCCTGCGGGCTCGACCCGTGGATAATCGACACGTTCCCGACCTTGGTCTACTCCGAAGTCAAAACAGACGGCATCTCCCTAGAATGCGCCGTGTGCTTAAGCGAGTTCGAAAACACGGACACGCTCCGGCTGCTTCCCATCTGCTGCCACGTGTTCCACCACGACTGCATCGACGCGTGGCTGTCCACCCACGTCACGTGCCCCGTCTGCCGTTCCAACCTCGCCCTCGAACCCGACGACGGTTTCACTTTACCGAGTCATGAACCCAAACCAGTTGACTCGGTTGGGGTAGACAATTCGATCGTAGACGTCCGAACTAGTGAACTGAGAAGCACAGTTCGGACGTCTAGAAAGGAGCGAATGAGAATTGGCGGGAAGCTTTGGAGGTGGTACTCGGTGGTACAAGAGGGGGAGAATTGCGAAAGATTTACGCTAAGGCTACCGGAGGAGGTGCGGAGTCGGTTGGTCATGAACTCGTCGAGTTTGAGTAGGACGAGGAGTTGTGTGAATTTTCAAAGGGCGAGGAGTTCGAGGAAGGGGTATAGGAGTGGGAGTGGGGGGATTAGTAAGTTGGGGTTTATGGTGGCGACGCCGCCACAGAAGGTGGTGGTTGTGGGCGGCGGGGAGGAGGTGATTGCGACGCCGAAGGTGGTGTTGAAGTCCGTTAGGGCGCCGTTACATCGGCTGATTTGGGGGAGTGAGAGTTACAAGGAGAGAGTTAACGTTCGAGGAGCGATTGTTTAA
- the LOC131333875 gene encoding uncharacterized protein LOC131333875, with product MDKSWMMIRRNRLARREYNIGVESFLQFAMENLGPQLEIRCPCNDCLNGRKHSFAVVKIHLIRKGFDSSYKTWVHHGESVPASQAYDDDHHDPNEGIGDETRGEVPKDGNQLQNMLEQVFVGGLLDDDSDELPANLGRGNVWSFDKLFNAAQRKIYPGCEKTVLTFIVEMLHVKVYKKMPNDTFHIMMNVIKGMRSDYDKAIPWNTYEAKKFLRDLGLGYVPIHACINDCALFWKENENMENCPKCNEPRYKVNDDCIMPPGSKKSSASSNSTGTLHNTTAARVETATTTPASEILTPTPLTVASPSTHGSASGAPSAKRRRVRGPTRGKRIRRIIAENKGERISAYVTPKMRAFCGINATKVASELGTQIRWICPIQGFYSSWLNVDDGIKRNILQAVRDKFKVTQNDVEGTELVEQIFHEKANLIYKDWKWRMNNFYTKTLDAGLDAYQHPFQAMPKDDWKYMIDHVFKDPNREARKKAGKLNREAVPYGHTTGSRSFAAVLTFAADREEQRIANEGNDATGNDNEPNSNEGSGNEG from the exons ATGGACAAGAGTTGGATGATGATAAGAAGAAATAGGTTGGCACGTAGAGAGTATAACATAGGGGTGGAATCTTTCCTACAATTTGCAATGGAGAATTTAGGACCACAGCTTGAGATTCGGTGTCCATGTAATGATTGTCTAAATGGCAGAAAACATAGCTTTGCAGTTGTTAAGATCCATTTGATACGGAAAGGATTTGACTCTTCTTACAAGACTTGGGTGCACCATGGGGAATCTGTTCCCGCATCTCAAGCATATGATGATGACCATCATGACCCCAATGAAGGTATTGGGGATGAAACTAGAGGAGAGGTCCCTAAGGATGGCAACCAATTGCAAAATATGTTGGAACAGGTCTTTGTTGGTGGCCTCTTGGATGACGATAGCGATGAATTGCCTGCTAATCTTGGGAGGGGCAATGTTTGGAGTTTCGATAAGTTGTTCAATGCTGCTCAACGTAAAATTTATCCTGGATGTGAAAAGACAGTGCTAACATTTATTGTTGAGATGCTTCATGTTAAAGTCTACAAGAAGATGCCGAATGACACGTTCCATATTATGATGAATGTTATTAAAGGGATGCGATCAGACTATGATAAGGCTATTCCTTGGAACACTTATGAAGCGAAGAAATTCTTAagggatttgggtttgggataTGTGCCTATTCATGCATGCATAAATGACTGCGCACTCTTTTGGAAGGAGAATGAAAATATGGAAAATTGCCCAAAGTGTAATGAGCCTAGGTACAAGGTGAACGATG ATTGCATCATGCCTCCTGGATCAAAAAAGAGCAGTGCATCCTCCAACTCAACTGGCACATTGCATAACACTACAGCAGCACGAGTTGAAACAGCAACTACAACACCCGCTTCAGAGATTCTGACACCTACTCCTTTGACTGTTGCATCTCCTTCTACTCATGGTAGCGCTTCAG GTGCACCTTCAGCAAAGCGGCGGCGTGTGCGAGGGCCAACACGTGGAAAAAGAATTCGAAGGATAATTGCTGAGAATAAAGGGGAGAGGATCTCAGCTTATGTGACGCCGAAAATGAGAGCATTTTGTGGAATAAATGCAACCAAAGTGGCGAGTGAACTAGGGACACAAATTAGGTGGATATGTCCTATTCAGGGATTTTACTCCTCGTGGTTAAATGTTGATGATGGGATCAAACGTAACATCCTACAAGCTGTCCGG GACAAATTTAAAGTCACCCAAAATGACGTTGAGGGCACAGAGTTAGTAGAGCAAATTTTTCATGAAAAGGCAAATCTAATCTACAAAGATTGGAAATGGAGAATGAACAATTTCTATACAAAGACATTGGATGCTGGCTTAGACGCGTATCAACATCCTTTTCAAGCGATGCCCAAAGATGACTGGAAGTACATGATCGATCATGTATTCAAGGATCCAAATCGAGAG GCCCGCAAAAAAGCTGGCAAATTAAATAGGGAGGCTGTACCGTATGGTCATACTACGGGCTCTCGATCCTTTGCTGCCGTGTTGACTTTTGCG GCTGATCGTGAAGAGCAAAGAATTGCCAATGAGGGAAATGATGCTACTGGAAACGACAATGAGCCAAACAGTAATGAGGGGAGCGGTAATGAGGGATGA